In the Epinephelus lanceolatus isolate andai-2023 chromosome 6, ASM4190304v1, whole genome shotgun sequence genome, one interval contains:
- the LOC117254225 gene encoding desmoglein-2.1-like isoform X2 translates to MDGWFTLMYSLQSSLPLLAHCCVSLTTSRSDTSVMKITATDADEPGNKNSKIAYSIVNQNPPDDMFYMSKDGTIYVKNSALDREKVDQYTLTVKGQDLNGEPGGLSGITTVTINVIDVNDNPPTLEKEKYEGSIVENTDGIEVMRIKSNDLDLKGTDNWEVVYDIVTGNEAGYFSIETDPKTNEGILMLDKAVNYEDVKDLDLGIAVRNKAPLYDGTGGNAEVDISLSGEEATGATGGAAGTGGTAGTGGAAGTGGTGGSGGTGGSGGTGGSGGTGGSGGVTATGAGAGSGGSTGQIGTTLKTYPIKINVINQPEGPAFDPEVKAIPISEGGQPIDINKVIATYPAIDQDTGKQADNVRYAKGSDPANLLTIDPETADIKLKKRPDRESPYLVNGTYFAKVLCISEDMPGKTSTGTIAIQVEDFNDHCPTLTSNVETVCIPHDAVLVNARDDDLFPNGPPFDFVIIPEGTQGKWQVEHLNETAAILRAQETLWPGVYEVQFVVKDQQGEACPEPQKVAVHVCECEDGVVCREASKGAKLGPAGIGLLFLGLLLLLLLLLLLLFCQCGGAAGLPGGFAELPFDTKSHLINYHTEGQGENTEVPLLSMPTQMDGNMGNITMGMANNTSAMQTMGGLDFRKSITSMDGMNGAGYQGDFTTEHREETFGMMNQPSGSGFYSEFESRETEFYDGMALPGYFLEQYYTQKVNSGNENLGAKDNYLVYDYEGQGSPAGSVGSCSLLESDNDLQFLDDLGTKFKTLAELCGGKKIPTEVKQESTPLPSASINTQTSVSSLMAAQQLPTPKPPIPQLSPPPKLQPSITQTGQTLVKETSAHTQMVNESFATLREGMTTVKEGMANRGQMLLLQQQQPIYYTTTPVLQPMQYIVQPQFQNTVLLAEAPATNLQGMVLVNGTQAGPAQGMVVQGQTMMSNGHAQGPHMVLVEGSGANLIPTGNITGAQTMMVVGDKVPSGSVKGLKGSLVQGGTLQPRGLSGSQTVLVVGSPTSSGGQLVQEAGSLSQMSDISGSRSTLYRSTSIGAHSSLMGSPSTTVSTTPTYRKVVVQQEEFTE, encoded by the exons atggatggatggtttacACTGATGTATAGCTTGCAGTCTTCTCTGCCTTTGTTGgcacattgctgtgtttctttaaCCACCAGTCGATCAG ACACTTCAGTTATGAAAATAACTGCAACTGATGCTGATGAACCAGGGAATAAGAACTCCAAGATCGCCTACAGCATCGTAAATCAGAACCCACCTGATGACATGTTCTACATGTCCAAGGATGGGACCATCTATGTCAAAAATTCTGCCCTGGACAGGGAG AAAGTGGATCAGTACACTCTAACGGTGAAAGGTCAAGATTTAAACGGTGAACCAGGGGGACTGAGTGGAATCACCACTGTTACTATTAATGTCATAGATGTGAATGACAACCCTCCTACTCTGGAAAAAGAGAAG TATGAGGGCAGCATTGTGGAGAACACAGATGGCATCGAGGTGATGAGGATCAAATCAAATGACCTGGACCTGAAGGGCACAGACAACTGGGAAGTTGTGTATGATATTGTGACAGGCAATGAGGCCGGGTACTTCAGCATTGAAACAGACCCCAAAACCAACGAGGGCATTCTAATGCTCGACAAG GCCGTGAATTATGAGGATGTGAAGGACCTTGACCTAGGAATAGCTGTGAGGAACAAGGCTCCACTATATGATGGAACTGGGGGAAATGCGGAAGTTGATATAAGTTTAAGTGGAGAAGAAGCAACAGGGGCAACTGGGGGAGCTGCAGGGACAGGGGGAACTGCAGGGACAGGTGGAGCTGCGGGAACagggggaactggagggtcagggggaactggagggtcagggggaactggagggtcagggggaactggagggtctGGGGGAGTAACTGCCACTGGTGCTGGAGCTGGGTCTGGAGGATCAACGGGGCAAATTGGAACCACACTTAAAACCTATCCAATCAAGATCAATGTGATAAACCAGCCCGAGGGCCCAGCTTTTGACCCAGAGGTCAAAGCTATTCCCATATCAGAGGGAGGCCAGCCCATTGACATCAACAAGGTTATTGCCACCTACCCAGCAATAGATCAAGACACTGGAAAACAAGCTGAcaatgtcag GTATGCCAAGGGCTCAGATCCTGCCAACTTGCTCACCATCGACCCAGAGACAGCTGAcatcaaactgaaaaaaaggCCTGATAGAGAATCTCCATACCTGGTCAATGGGACATATTTTGCTAAAGTACTTTGCATTTCAGAAG ACATGCCTGGTAAAACATCCACCGGCACAATAGCCATCCAGGTAGAAGATTTTAATGACCACTGCCCCACCCTGACCAGTAACGTCGAGACTGTGTGTATCccacatgatgctgttttggTGAATGCCAGAGATGATGATTTATTCCCCAACGGGCCACCTTTTGACTTTGTCATCATCCCAGAAGGCACTCAGGGCAAATGGCAGGTGGAGCATTTAAATG AAACTGCAGCTATCCTGAGAGCCCAGGAGACCCTATGGCCTGGTGTCTATGAGGTGCAATTTGTGGTGAAGGATCAGCAGGGAGAGGCCTGTCCAGAACCACAGAAAGTCGCAGTCCACGTTTGTGAATGTGAAGATGGGGTGGTGTGTAGGGAAGCCAGCAAAGGAGCAAAGTTAGGACCTGCAGGCATAGGTCTGCTTTTCCTGGGCCTGCTGCTGTTACTGC ttcTTCTTCTGTTGCTGCTCTTCTGCCAATGTGGGGGGGCTGCAGGGCTGCCAGGGGGCTTTGCTGAGTTGCCTTTTGACACCAAATCACACCTCATTAACTACCACACTGAGGGCCAGGGGGAGAACACG GAGGTGCCACTACTGAGCATGCCAACGCAAATGGACGGAAATATGGGCAACATAACTATGGGCATGGCAAACAATACTTCAGCAATGCAAACTATGGGAGGTTTGGATTTCCGGAAATCCATCACTTCTATGGATGGGATGAACGGGGCCGGCTATCAAGGAGATTTTACAACTGAACATAGAGAAGAAACATTTGGGATGATGAACCAGCCGAGTGGCAGTGGCTTCTACTCTGAGTTTGAGAGCAGAGAAACAGAATTTTATGATGGCATGGCTCTTCCAGGCTACTTCCTGGAACAGTACTACACTCAG AAGGTGAACAGTGGAAACGAGAATCTTGGAGCAAAGGACAACTATTTGGTTTATGACTATGAGGGCCAGGGCTCTCCTGCTGGCTCAGTGGGCAGCTGCAGCCTCCTGGAGTCTGACAATGACCTGCAGTTCCTCGATGACCTTGGGACGAAGTTCAAGACCCTGGCTGAGTTGTGCGGAGGCAAGAAGATCCCGACTGAAGTCAAACAAGAGTCCACTCCTCTGCCCAGTGCCTCCATTAATACCCAGACCTCAGTATCAAGTTTGATGGCTGCCCAGCAGCTGCCCACTCCAAAGCCGCCCATTCCACAGCTGTCCCCTCCACCCAAGCTGCAGCCCAGCATCACCCAAACAGGGCAAACTCTGGTTAAAGAGACATCTGCGCATACTCAAATGGTGAACGAAAGCTTTGCCACTTTGAGGGAAGGGATGACTACAGTGAAAGAAGGGATGGCAAATCGAGGTCAGATGCTCctactacagcagcagcagcctatCTACTACACCACCACCCCCGTACTGCAGCCAATGCAATACATAGTCCAGCCACAGTTTCAGAACACCGTGCTGCTGGCTGAAGCACCAGCCACCAACCTGCAGGGCATGGTACTGGTTAATGGCACCCAGGCTGGACCTGCCCAAGGCATGGTTGTTCAGGGACAGACAATGATGTCCAACGGACATGCCCAAGGCCCCCACATGGTGCTGGTGGAGGGGAGCGGGGCCAACCTGATCCCCACTGGCAACATCACTGGAGCCCAGACCATGATGGTGGTAGGGGACAAGGTCCCTTCAGGGTCAGTGAAAGGCCTGAAAGGGAGCCTTGTGCAGGGGGGCACTCTGCAGCCAAGAGGGCTTTCAGGATCTCAGACAGTCCTGGTGGTCGGCAGTCCAACAAGCAGCGGAGGGCAGCTGGTCCAGGAGGCAGGAAGTCTGTCCCAAATGAGTGACATCTCTGGCTCTCGAAGCACCCTCTACCGCAGCACATCCATTGGTGCCCACAGCAGCTTGATGGGTTCCCCTTCCACCACAGTGAGCACAACCCCCACCTACCGCAAGGTGGTGGTGCAGCAGGAGGAATTCACTGAATGA
- the LOC117254225 gene encoding desmoglein-2.1-like isoform X1 → MIRVSLPLCILLFALQTIAVVKANSGDKLIRRKRVWLPPTKNLTENVDYTKERSVAWIHSDYDDGKGNIDYSLEGIGASQYPFHVFVVDPKTGYVRVTKVLDRELIDMYNLSGVAKYRNGIRAEDDVPVRFKVIDQNDNAPVFGVIKPGEVNELSAKDTSVMKITATDADEPGNKNSKIAYSIVNQNPPDDMFYMSKDGTIYVKNSALDREKVDQYTLTVKGQDLNGEPGGLSGITTVTINVIDVNDNPPTLEKEKYEGSIVENTDGIEVMRIKSNDLDLKGTDNWEVVYDIVTGNEAGYFSIETDPKTNEGILMLDKAVNYEDVKDLDLGIAVRNKAPLYDGTGGNAEVDISLSGEEATGATGGAAGTGGTAGTGGAAGTGGTGGSGGTGGSGGTGGSGGTGGSGGVTATGAGAGSGGSTGQIGTTLKTYPIKINVINQPEGPAFDPEVKAIPISEGGQPIDINKVIATYPAIDQDTGKQADNVRYAKGSDPANLLTIDPETADIKLKKRPDRESPYLVNGTYFAKVLCISEDMPGKTSTGTIAIQVEDFNDHCPTLTSNVETVCIPHDAVLVNARDDDLFPNGPPFDFVIIPEGTQGKWQVEHLNETAAILRAQETLWPGVYEVQFVVKDQQGEACPEPQKVAVHVCECEDGVVCREASKGAKLGPAGIGLLFLGLLLLLLLLLLLLFCQCGGAAGLPGGFAELPFDTKSHLINYHTEGQGENTEVPLLSMPTQMDGNMGNITMGMANNTSAMQTMGGLDFRKSITSMDGMNGAGYQGDFTTEHREETFGMMNQPSGSGFYSEFESRETEFYDGMALPGYFLEQYYTQKVNSGNENLGAKDNYLVYDYEGQGSPAGSVGSCSLLESDNDLQFLDDLGTKFKTLAELCGGKKIPTEVKQESTPLPSASINTQTSVSSLMAAQQLPTPKPPIPQLSPPPKLQPSITQTGQTLVKETSAHTQMVNESFATLREGMTTVKEGMANRGQMLLLQQQQPIYYTTTPVLQPMQYIVQPQFQNTVLLAEAPATNLQGMVLVNGTQAGPAQGMVVQGQTMMSNGHAQGPHMVLVEGSGANLIPTGNITGAQTMMVVGDKVPSGSVKGLKGSLVQGGTLQPRGLSGSQTVLVVGSPTSSGGQLVQEAGSLSQMSDISGSRSTLYRSTSIGAHSSLMGSPSTTVSTTPTYRKVVVQQEEFTE, encoded by the exons ATGATTCGGGTTTCTTTGCCCCTGTGTATCTTACTGTTTGCG CTGCAAACTATTGCTGTGGTGAAGGCCAACTCTGGAGACAAGCTGATAAGAAGAAAAAGAGTATGGCTTCCCCCAACAAAAAATCTGACAGAAAATGTAGACTACACTAAAGAGCGCTCCGTTGCCTGG ATTCATTCAGATTATGATGATGGCAAAGGGAATATTGACTACTCTCTAGAAGGCATCGGTGCAAGCCAATATCCCTTCCATGTGTTTGTAGTCGACCCTAAAACTGGATACGTTCGTGTTACCAAGGTGCTTGACAGAGAGCTCATCGATATGTACAAT CTGTCAGGTGTTGCTAAGTACAGGAATGGcatccgagcagaggacgacgTTCCCGTACGATTTAAGGTTATAGATCAGAATGATAACGCTCCTGTATTTGGAGTCATCAAGCCGGGGGAGGTGAATGAGCTCAGTGCTAAAG ACACTTCAGTTATGAAAATAACTGCAACTGATGCTGATGAACCAGGGAATAAGAACTCCAAGATCGCCTACAGCATCGTAAATCAGAACCCACCTGATGACATGTTCTACATGTCCAAGGATGGGACCATCTATGTCAAAAATTCTGCCCTGGACAGGGAG AAAGTGGATCAGTACACTCTAACGGTGAAAGGTCAAGATTTAAACGGTGAACCAGGGGGACTGAGTGGAATCACCACTGTTACTATTAATGTCATAGATGTGAATGACAACCCTCCTACTCTGGAAAAAGAGAAG TATGAGGGCAGCATTGTGGAGAACACAGATGGCATCGAGGTGATGAGGATCAAATCAAATGACCTGGACCTGAAGGGCACAGACAACTGGGAAGTTGTGTATGATATTGTGACAGGCAATGAGGCCGGGTACTTCAGCATTGAAACAGACCCCAAAACCAACGAGGGCATTCTAATGCTCGACAAG GCCGTGAATTATGAGGATGTGAAGGACCTTGACCTAGGAATAGCTGTGAGGAACAAGGCTCCACTATATGATGGAACTGGGGGAAATGCGGAAGTTGATATAAGTTTAAGTGGAGAAGAAGCAACAGGGGCAACTGGGGGAGCTGCAGGGACAGGGGGAACTGCAGGGACAGGTGGAGCTGCGGGAACagggggaactggagggtcagggggaactggagggtcagggggaactggagggtcagggggaactggagggtctGGGGGAGTAACTGCCACTGGTGCTGGAGCTGGGTCTGGAGGATCAACGGGGCAAATTGGAACCACACTTAAAACCTATCCAATCAAGATCAATGTGATAAACCAGCCCGAGGGCCCAGCTTTTGACCCAGAGGTCAAAGCTATTCCCATATCAGAGGGAGGCCAGCCCATTGACATCAACAAGGTTATTGCCACCTACCCAGCAATAGATCAAGACACTGGAAAACAAGCTGAcaatgtcag GTATGCCAAGGGCTCAGATCCTGCCAACTTGCTCACCATCGACCCAGAGACAGCTGAcatcaaactgaaaaaaaggCCTGATAGAGAATCTCCATACCTGGTCAATGGGACATATTTTGCTAAAGTACTTTGCATTTCAGAAG ACATGCCTGGTAAAACATCCACCGGCACAATAGCCATCCAGGTAGAAGATTTTAATGACCACTGCCCCACCCTGACCAGTAACGTCGAGACTGTGTGTATCccacatgatgctgttttggTGAATGCCAGAGATGATGATTTATTCCCCAACGGGCCACCTTTTGACTTTGTCATCATCCCAGAAGGCACTCAGGGCAAATGGCAGGTGGAGCATTTAAATG AAACTGCAGCTATCCTGAGAGCCCAGGAGACCCTATGGCCTGGTGTCTATGAGGTGCAATTTGTGGTGAAGGATCAGCAGGGAGAGGCCTGTCCAGAACCACAGAAAGTCGCAGTCCACGTTTGTGAATGTGAAGATGGGGTGGTGTGTAGGGAAGCCAGCAAAGGAGCAAAGTTAGGACCTGCAGGCATAGGTCTGCTTTTCCTGGGCCTGCTGCTGTTACTGC ttcTTCTTCTGTTGCTGCTCTTCTGCCAATGTGGGGGGGCTGCAGGGCTGCCAGGGGGCTTTGCTGAGTTGCCTTTTGACACCAAATCACACCTCATTAACTACCACACTGAGGGCCAGGGGGAGAACACG GAGGTGCCACTACTGAGCATGCCAACGCAAATGGACGGAAATATGGGCAACATAACTATGGGCATGGCAAACAATACTTCAGCAATGCAAACTATGGGAGGTTTGGATTTCCGGAAATCCATCACTTCTATGGATGGGATGAACGGGGCCGGCTATCAAGGAGATTTTACAACTGAACATAGAGAAGAAACATTTGGGATGATGAACCAGCCGAGTGGCAGTGGCTTCTACTCTGAGTTTGAGAGCAGAGAAACAGAATTTTATGATGGCATGGCTCTTCCAGGCTACTTCCTGGAACAGTACTACACTCAG AAGGTGAACAGTGGAAACGAGAATCTTGGAGCAAAGGACAACTATTTGGTTTATGACTATGAGGGCCAGGGCTCTCCTGCTGGCTCAGTGGGCAGCTGCAGCCTCCTGGAGTCTGACAATGACCTGCAGTTCCTCGATGACCTTGGGACGAAGTTCAAGACCCTGGCTGAGTTGTGCGGAGGCAAGAAGATCCCGACTGAAGTCAAACAAGAGTCCACTCCTCTGCCCAGTGCCTCCATTAATACCCAGACCTCAGTATCAAGTTTGATGGCTGCCCAGCAGCTGCCCACTCCAAAGCCGCCCATTCCACAGCTGTCCCCTCCACCCAAGCTGCAGCCCAGCATCACCCAAACAGGGCAAACTCTGGTTAAAGAGACATCTGCGCATACTCAAATGGTGAACGAAAGCTTTGCCACTTTGAGGGAAGGGATGACTACAGTGAAAGAAGGGATGGCAAATCGAGGTCAGATGCTCctactacagcagcagcagcctatCTACTACACCACCACCCCCGTACTGCAGCCAATGCAATACATAGTCCAGCCACAGTTTCAGAACACCGTGCTGCTGGCTGAAGCACCAGCCACCAACCTGCAGGGCATGGTACTGGTTAATGGCACCCAGGCTGGACCTGCCCAAGGCATGGTTGTTCAGGGACAGACAATGATGTCCAACGGACATGCCCAAGGCCCCCACATGGTGCTGGTGGAGGGGAGCGGGGCCAACCTGATCCCCACTGGCAACATCACTGGAGCCCAGACCATGATGGTGGTAGGGGACAAGGTCCCTTCAGGGTCAGTGAAAGGCCTGAAAGGGAGCCTTGTGCAGGGGGGCACTCTGCAGCCAAGAGGGCTTTCAGGATCTCAGACAGTCCTGGTGGTCGGCAGTCCAACAAGCAGCGGAGGGCAGCTGGTCCAGGAGGCAGGAAGTCTGTCCCAAATGAGTGACATCTCTGGCTCTCGAAGCACCCTCTACCGCAGCACATCCATTGGTGCCCACAGCAGCTTGATGGGTTCCCCTTCCACCACAGTGAGCACAACCCCCACCTACCGCAAGGTGGTGGTGCAGCAGGAGGAATTCACTGAATGA